The Fluviicola sp. genome contains a region encoding:
- a CDS encoding type I restriction endonuclease subunit R produces MTTQSEQILEEQLIQQLSSNGYEKVIIKDEAALLANLKTQLEKHNNKAFSDNDFKQILNHLTKTNNVFEKALLLRDKFSFRNDKNELVYIEFINMDFWCQNEYQVTHQISNEGTYKNRYDVTILINGLPLIQIELKKTGLELKEAYNQIIRYQKHSFSANSGLFNFVQLFVISNGVNTKYYSNFGNKKPDFKQTFFWTDENNVRISKLEDFANTFLERCHLSKMITKYIVLHDTDKQLMILRPYQFNAVERIIDRVKNSNKNGYIWHTTGSGKTLTSFKASQILSQLPKVDKVVFCVDRQDLDYQTAKEFNAFKPDCVDMTNNTKTLVNQFNDVNNKLIVTTIQKLYNAITKERHLRTMDALKDQKIVFIFDECHRSQFGDTHKKIISYFTNYQLFGFTGTPIFVENALSKKKQNQTTASLFGEQLHKYVITDAIKDQNVLNFSVEYVGRYHEKGSKNEVDIEVEAIDTQELMESEKRLEKIANYIIQQHPVKTHNREFTAMFCVSNVESLIRYMEIFNRWKADGKNKLNVATIFSYGANDDMMEIDSDYDDRDFNQVADPLEDYKATHKRDKLEEYITNYNKTFGTNYTTKDSLSFYNYYKDIAQRVRNKQVDLLVVVNMFLTGFDSKSLNTLFVDKNLKYHGLIQAYSRTNRIFGEKKSQGNIVVFRNLKKATDDAIALFSNKDAKEIIIMQPYEKYVQQIDEAYDKLLEIVPTFEAVDTLESEHDELDFIKAFREIIRLKNIIASYVDFSFEDIEMEEQSFENYKSKYLDLYDKTIQKKEKTSILEEVDFELELIHRDDITVAYILGLLAKLKATNADEKAKKQKEILDIVAGETKLRSKRELIEKFIIENLPLIHDGNIEEEYEAYMDAEKLKAFEKFTLEEKVNPERLRKLTENYLFTQRIPKKEEVIQILEEQPSILQRATIGDMILFKFLNFIDTFFKE; encoded by the coding sequence ATGACAACCCAATCCGAACAAATACTAGAAGAGCAACTAATCCAACAGCTATCCTCCAATGGCTATGAAAAAGTAATCATCAAAGATGAGGCGGCGTTGTTGGCCAATTTGAAAACGCAGTTGGAAAAGCATAACAACAAAGCGTTTTCAGATAATGACTTTAAGCAAATCCTGAATCACCTGACAAAGACAAATAACGTTTTTGAAAAAGCACTTTTATTACGTGATAAATTTTCGTTCCGTAACGATAAAAATGAGTTGGTGTACATTGAGTTCATTAACATGGATTTTTGGTGTCAGAATGAATATCAAGTCACACATCAAATTTCTAATGAAGGAACCTATAAAAACCGTTACGATGTTACCATATTAATCAATGGTTTGCCATTGATCCAAATTGAATTGAAGAAAACAGGACTGGAACTGAAAGAAGCCTACAATCAGATCATCCGCTACCAAAAGCATTCGTTTAGTGCCAATTCAGGTCTGTTTAACTTTGTACAATTATTCGTTATTTCAAACGGGGTCAACACCAAATATTACAGCAACTTCGGGAACAAAAAGCCCGATTTCAAACAAACATTCTTTTGGACCGATGAAAACAATGTTCGTATTTCCAAATTAGAAGATTTCGCAAATACCTTCTTGGAACGATGTCATTTATCCAAGATGATTACCAAATACATCGTGTTGCACGATACAGATAAGCAGCTAATGATCCTTCGTCCCTATCAATTCAACGCAGTGGAAAGAATCATTGATCGGGTTAAGAATTCAAATAAAAACGGTTATATCTGGCATACAACTGGTTCAGGAAAAACATTGACTTCGTTTAAAGCCAGTCAAATTTTATCACAGTTACCCAAAGTAGATAAAGTGGTTTTTTGTGTTGATCGTCAAGATTTGGATTATCAAACAGCAAAAGAGTTCAATGCATTCAAACCTGATTGCGTGGATATGACAAATAACACCAAAACACTAGTTAACCAATTCAATGATGTCAATAACAAATTGATCGTTACGACGATTCAGAAACTCTACAACGCCATTACCAAAGAACGCCATTTGCGTACGATGGATGCCTTGAAGGATCAAAAGATTGTTTTCATCTTTGATGAGTGCCATCGCAGTCAGTTTGGAGATACGCATAAGAAAATAATAAGCTACTTCACCAATTACCAGCTTTTCGGGTTTACCGGAACGCCCATTTTTGTTGAAAATGCTCTTTCCAAAAAGAAGCAAAACCAAACTACAGCAAGTTTGTTTGGGGAGCAATTGCACAAGTATGTCATTACTGATGCAATCAAAGACCAAAACGTATTAAATTTCTCCGTCGAATATGTTGGTCGCTACCACGAAAAAGGTTCTAAAAACGAAGTTGATATTGAAGTAGAAGCAATTGATACCCAGGAACTCATGGAAAGCGAAAAACGTCTTGAGAAAATTGCGAATTATATCATTCAGCAACACCCGGTTAAAACCCACAATCGTGAGTTTACAGCCATGTTCTGTGTGAGTAATGTAGAAAGTCTCATCCGTTACATGGAAATTTTCAATCGTTGGAAAGCAGACGGTAAAAACAAACTCAACGTTGCGACGATTTTCAGTTACGGTGCCAATGATGATATGATGGAAATTGACTCCGATTACGACGATAGGGATTTCAACCAGGTAGCAGATCCACTAGAAGACTACAAGGCGACACACAAACGGGATAAACTCGAAGAATACATCACGAATTATAACAAGACATTCGGAACAAATTATACGACCAAAGACAGTTTGTCATTTTACAATTACTACAAAGACATCGCTCAGCGTGTACGAAACAAACAAGTCGATTTACTAGTCGTCGTAAACATGTTTCTTACAGGGTTCGACAGCAAATCCCTAAACACTTTATTTGTAGATAAAAACTTAAAATACCACGGATTAATTCAAGCTTATTCGCGGACAAATCGCATTTTCGGGGAAAAGAAGTCGCAAGGAAATATAGTGGTGTTTCGCAACCTCAAAAAAGCCACAGACGATGCCATAGCCCTATTTTCGAATAAAGATGCGAAGGAAATCATCATCATGCAGCCGTATGAAAAGTACGTACAGCAAATCGATGAAGCATACGATAAGCTATTAGAGATTGTACCAACTTTTGAAGCAGTTGATACCCTGGAAAGTGAACACGACGAATTAGATTTTATCAAAGCATTCCGCGAAATCATTCGCTTAAAAAATATCATCGCATCCTATGTTGATTTCTCTTTTGAGGACATTGAAATGGAAGAACAGAGCTTTGAAAACTACAAATCAAAGTATTTGGATCTGTATGATAAAACCATTCAGAAAAAAGAAAAGACATCCATATTGGAAGAAGTCGATTTTGAACTAGAATTGATTCATCGGGATGATATAACAGTGGCTTATATTCTAGGGTTATTGGCGAAATTGAAAGCAACCAACGCTGATGAAAAAGCGAAGAAACAAAAAGAAATTTTAGACATAGTAGCTGGAGAAACAAAGCTGCGCTCGAAACGCGAATTAATTGAAAAATTCATTATTGAGAATCTACCATTGATCCATGATGGAAATATCGAAGAAGAATATGAAGCTTACATGGATGCAGAGAAGTTAAAAGCCTTCGAAAAATTTACGTTAGAAGAAAAAGTGAATCCCGAGAGGCTGAGAAAACTTACAGAAAATTATCTTTTTACGCAAAGAATACCGAAGAAAGAGGAAGTGATTCAGATATTGGAGGAACAACCTTCTATTCTTCAACGTGCAACCATCGGTGATATGATTCTATTTAAGTTTTTGAACTTTATAGATACATTTTTTAAAGAATAA
- a CDS encoding restriction endonuclease subunit S, translating to MEEPQPKLRFPEFEKFNNSAYVRYSFSEIFKFSTGKNIKQKEASPEFETPCVRYGELYHMYNEVIRKVINRTNIDKSELHFSEGDEIILPSAGEDPLDIGSASALTVKNVAIGRTINILKPLKYGVYSQVYVAYYINHKLKKRIAALAKGVSISNVYNSDLKSLDVLLPPLPEQIKIATLLSTIDEKINLLKEKKTTLGDYKKGMIQKIFSQEIRIKNENGEEFDPWQELRLNDLLVENKRRNNDNSYNEVFSIAKLKGVINQVEHLGRSYASDNISNYKVVYPNDLVYTKSPTSDFPYGIIKQNKLNRTGVVSVLYGVYTPKNKYVGALLHAYFEDWKNTYNYLDPIVQKGAKNTINIGNQKFLLGDEILFPVDIKEQTKIASFLSTIDEKIDLVSKQIDETTQYKKSLLQQMLV from the coding sequence ATGGAAGAACCACAGCCAAAACTAAGGTTTCCTGAATTTGAAAAATTTAATAATAGTGCGTACGTAAGGTACTCATTTAGCGAGATTTTTAAATTTTCAACTGGAAAAAACATTAAACAAAAAGAGGCTTCCCCTGAATTTGAAACTCCTTGTGTTCGTTATGGTGAATTGTATCATATGTATAATGAGGTTATTAGAAAGGTTATTAATAGGACAAATATTGACAAATCCGAATTGCACTTCAGTGAAGGTGATGAAATAATACTTCCATCAGCAGGTGAAGATCCTTTGGATATTGGATCGGCATCGGCTTTAACAGTAAAAAACGTTGCCATCGGTAGAACAATTAACATCTTAAAACCCTTGAAATATGGTGTGTATTCACAGGTATATGTAGCATATTACATTAATCATAAATTGAAAAAGCGAATTGCCGCATTAGCGAAAGGAGTAAGTATTAGCAATGTGTATAATTCAGACTTGAAATCTTTAGATGTATTACTTCCTCCTCTCCCAGAACAAATCAAAATAGCGACACTCCTTTCAACTATAGATGAAAAAATCAATTTGCTCAAAGAAAAAAAAACAACATTAGGGGATTACAAAAAAGGTATGATCCAGAAAATTTTCTCACAAGAAATTCGAATTAAAAACGAGAATGGGGAGGAATTCGATCCATGGCAGGAATTACGCTTAAATGATTTGTTAGTCGAGAACAAACGGCGTAATAATGATAATTCTTATAACGAAGTTTTTTCTATAGCTAAATTAAAAGGCGTGATTAACCAAGTAGAACATTTGGGGCGCTCCTATGCGTCGGATAATATAAGTAATTATAAAGTAGTTTACCCAAACGACCTAGTTTACACCAAAAGTCCAACATCCGATTTCCCGTACGGTATAATTAAGCAAAATAAATTAAACCGCACAGGTGTTGTTTCTGTTTTATATGGTGTTTATACTCCAAAAAATAAATATGTTGGTGCTTTACTTCACGCTTATTTTGAAGATTGGAAAAACACATATAATTACCTTGATCCAATTGTTCAAAAAGGGGCTAAAAACACCATAAATATTGGGAATCAAAAATTTCTCTTAGGAGATGAAATATTATTTCCAGTCGATATTAAAGAACAAACCAAAATTGCTTCTTTTCTATCTACTATCGATGAAAAAATCGATTTGGTTTCAAAACAGATAGATGAAACTACACAATATAAAAAAAGCCTATTGCAACAGATGCTTGTATAA
- a CDS encoding type I restriction-modification system subunit M produces MSEEQKKQLEQKLWAIADILRGKISANQFQDYILGFIFYKYLSEKLEKKANEFLKTDGILFAEIDEHSKEGIEILSALKEATVDSLGYFLKPSELFGNLAKKGNAKVINDADEEQIQSTFILEDLDNVLKSIEKSTMGSDSQDDFDNLFYDMDLNSTKIGRTAKDRNDVIVKILNSLNEIDFDLDNTDGDVLGDAYEYLIAKFAEGAGQKAGEFYTPQQVSTVLAKIVTSRKNKLKSVYDPTCGSGSLLLRVAKEVEEVGYFYGQEMNRTTYNLARMNMILHDVNYHKFNIKHEDTLERPQHLDLKFEAIVANPPFSAKWSANPLFNNDDRFSKFGRLAPATKADFAFIQHMIHHLDENGIMACIAPHGVLFRGAAEGHIRKFLIEDRNYLDAVIGLPANLFYGTSIPTCILVFKICRENPENILFIDASSGFIKEKNQNVLLDNHIEKIINTYNSRTIIDKYSNTATLQEVKASDCNLNIARYVNTFEEAESIDLNAVVDRIYDINRKMKEVDDLLTGFCKELNIKTPF; encoded by the coding sequence ATGTCAGAAGAACAAAAAAAACAGCTCGAACAAAAACTGTGGGCTATTGCAGATATATTAAGGGGGAAAATTAGCGCGAACCAATTCCAGGATTACATTCTGGGTTTCATCTTTTACAAATACCTTTCTGAAAAGCTTGAAAAGAAAGCAAACGAGTTTTTGAAAACTGACGGTATTTTGTTTGCTGAAATCGATGAACATTCCAAAGAGGGTATTGAAATTTTATCAGCTTTGAAAGAAGCAACGGTTGATTCATTGGGTTATTTCTTAAAACCTTCCGAATTGTTCGGGAACCTGGCTAAAAAAGGAAACGCCAAAGTGATCAATGACGCGGATGAAGAACAGATCCAGAGTACCTTTATACTCGAAGACCTAGACAATGTATTGAAAAGCATTGAAAAAAGCACCATGGGTTCGGATAGTCAGGACGATTTTGATAATCTGTTTTACGACATGGATTTGAACTCTACAAAAATTGGTCGTACTGCGAAAGACCGCAACGATGTAATTGTGAAAATTCTGAACTCACTCAACGAAATTGACTTTGATTTGGACAATACCGACGGAGATGTTTTAGGTGATGCCTATGAATACCTCATTGCAAAGTTCGCGGAAGGTGCTGGACAAAAAGCAGGGGAGTTTTATACACCCCAACAAGTTTCCACTGTTTTGGCAAAAATTGTTACCTCACGTAAAAACAAATTGAAATCTGTTTATGACCCAACTTGTGGTTCCGGTTCCTTATTATTGCGAGTTGCCAAAGAGGTAGAAGAAGTTGGTTATTTCTACGGTCAAGAAATGAATCGTACAACCTACAACCTGGCGCGAATGAATATGATTTTGCACGATGTCAATTATCATAAATTCAATATTAAACACGAAGATACACTTGAACGCCCTCAACATCTAGACTTGAAGTTTGAAGCTATCGTGGCGAATCCACCGTTTTCTGCTAAATGGTCTGCAAATCCTTTATTTAATAATGATGATCGGTTTTCTAAATTTGGTCGTTTAGCACCGGCAACAAAAGCGGACTTTGCCTTTATTCAACACATGATTCATCATTTAGATGAAAATGGAATTATGGCCTGTATCGCACCGCATGGTGTCTTATTTCGTGGTGCAGCTGAAGGTCACATTCGTAAGTTCCTAATAGAAGACCGAAATTACTTGGATGCTGTAATTGGTTTGCCTGCAAATTTATTTTACGGAACAAGCATTCCAACCTGTATTTTAGTTTTCAAAATCTGCCGTGAAAATCCGGAAAATATTCTGTTCATTGATGCGAGTAGTGGTTTTATCAAAGAGAAAAATCAAAACGTATTGTTAGATAATCACATCGAAAAAATTATAAATACTTACAATTCACGCACGATCATTGATAAGTACTCTAATACGGCAACATTACAAGAAGTAAAAGCATCAGATTGCAACCTAAACATTGCACGCTATGTAAACACTTTTGAAGAAGCTGAGTCTATTGATTTGAATGCTGTCGTAGATAGAATATATGACATTAACCGCAAAATGAAAGAAGTAGATGATTTATTGACTGGCTTTTGTAAAGAACTAAACATCAAAACTCCTTTTTAA